The genomic interval TCATAATATGAGTTTGACATatatcacatacatgtacataagaaATACtggaggaaggaaagagagaattcAGGAATCACGTCATTTCGAGTGTTCTCAAGAGAATCAAGATTTcgtgtatacatttttgtatgtgttttacaGCTaaaaaggctgaccctttgaattacaggcacaacagaaacaggaagtaagagtgagagaaagttgtggtgaaagagtacagcagggttcgccaccatcccctgccggagccacgtggagctttaggtgttttcgctcaataaacactcacaacgcccgatctgggaatcgaaacggcgatcctatgaccgcaagtcccctgccttaaccactgggccattgcgcctccacaaccgataaatatataagcaacaaAACCAATACCAAAAGTAATTATTATGTGTTGgcccattcatacacacaatgaATTTTAAGTTGGGATATATTATAATTAgttagagaaataaaatatttatattgactGCTCACTCATTCACCTCTTATTTCAGCATCCTCATTTGGTTTAATACTTAAAATATACTCGAAATTTGTTCTTAATTAATCTGCAAATATTAACCTGTAAATATTTATCTTAGTTTGTTTTATGTTTACTATTCCCCATATATAAAACCAGTAGAAAAAAAGGGCTCGGTTTTAAGAAACTTCTGAAACTATGGTAGGAGTAATATGGTCGAGAAGATAAGCTTAAGAACAGTAAACGATAGGTCAAAAACTCGAATCTACTATAACATTGTtacttgaaataataaaaaaaattaaatgattaattaaatatattatccgGCATAATCCTATATACGTAACAATCCTATAAAAAGGATTTTAACTGATATGCGTAGTCTAAGGGACCTGGATGTAACAAAAGATTCAATTAGAAGGAAATGACATCTTTGTTTCACGAAAATTATACCGTAAAGGAATGGAGACAAAATTTTCCAAAGtgctaattttgttttttaaacgtACTCTCTTTTTCAATACACTACCTTCTcgaaagaaagagtgaaggaaTAGAAACGCACCCGGAGACTATAATTTGCTTAAAATTGATACAAGTTGAAAATTGAATTAGACGGAGTCAATTTGATCATGTCCATGGCAAGAAAAGAACTACCATTACATGTAGCTGCTATTGTTACAGGTATAATTATGACTTAATTCTGTAGCTATCATCAGAAATTCTTTAttcaacgataatgataatacatCTAACATTAGGACATTTAGTCATCGCTTGTAATTTCTCACCTCAGCTATATAAACGGCAGTTTTTAAACGAGCAAGCAACAGTCCGGTTCTCAAGCAACAAGACTCTTCACCTCCAATTTCTCTGATCGTTCCAGTGTCGATTAACACTAAAAACCAACATCAATCATGCCTTCCTACACACTCCACTACTTCAACCACCGTGGCCGTGCTGAGATCTGCCGTATGCTGTTCGCAGCTGCTGGTGTCCAGTACAATGACCGCAGAATCGAATCTTCCGAATGGGACAGCATGAGAAACAGTATGTAACAcgtatttctttcctttcttaatGTTTTGTCTTCACCATTCGGTGGCAGATAGTCAACTAACAATTGATACAACTCGTTCTCTTGCTACAAATGTACTCTGCTTTCAAGTGTCGTTACTCAACGGCACTGTCATGCAGCTCTATGTACATGCTTCATGGTGGAATATTTCAAACGTGTAAGCAACGGTAGAATCGAGTATTTTATTAGTGTATTTTTCTACATTCTTCCGTTACTAGATAGACTTCCAATACAttagtgcatgtatatgtactgaatattattagtaatatatgtAAACGAGGTCCCTCTAGGGAACTCTAAATCTAGAACGATTTTAGGTTTAAAATACGCATACAGCTTAATTGCATCTTACAAATTCAGGTCAACGACACCCTTATTACAATTCCTATGATAAACAGCATAAAGCAAATCTAGATAACTCTTCGATTTCAGCCCAAATCAAGATTTCTATTATTTACTTTCATGGTTAATAAACCTTCAAAAGACATAAATATCGCAGATTCAGGTTACTACAAGCTCTAAAATATTAGGCGTTGTAATACTGTTGTCtctgtcattattgttgtcgacgatgttgctattgttatatTATTCAAGAAATAATTGCTGCATTCAATTAAATCGATTACTCGGTCAATGTTTCACAACCGGCCAACCATCAGACCATAttatattgaaatttcaacaaaagcCGGAAGCTGACTGAACTGTGCCGGAGAAAATAAAGTTAGTGATATTTTTTCAGAactcttacattctgagttcaaatcccgtcaaagtcaactttccatttcattctttcgaaatCGATTAAATACAGTATCAGTCAAGCAATCGAATTATGCTTCCTCTGTAAttactagtcttgtgccaaaattagaatgtaAGAATATTACAATCTCAACTGTGTAGCGTATAACGCTATTTTCGTGAACTGTCTGGCTAGAATACTGCTCCCACTATTGAGCGGTTTTCATAACCCTTGTACCGTAGGGGTTTGCAGTTAGCAACGTTACAGTACCACTGTGAAGTGGAAGAATATTTATTCACTCAAAGCACCAGGTTTGAATCATACACTGTATTGCTTTGTATGGCAAACATAATTCCAGTTATAACAATATAACTCCAGAGTAAACACAAAATTTTAATGGCCGCTTAATTAGATACTGCTTTATTATCTTCTAATTTTACCAATATTTTGATTGCTGAAATCCTTCTTTCAGAAAAAGTGGTGATAAACATCCCTTAGTATTTGTCAACGTCAGTAGACCATGAAACATATATGTCCCAACAGATTTCTCTTAGCGGTTAGTTTctcttacaaatataaataaactatacAAGGCGCATTCCAGATATTTTGAGAGTTTTGCAGgagagatatttattaatttcaaagaaataccaAACTTTAAACACTTTCAACATAGGATGCTCTGACGTCAATGCCACTAGTTGTAGCGTTGTAGCCACAACCTGAATCCTCCATAGAAGTCTAGGACCCTTGTCACAAggtctttcatattttccttcaGCTTAGGGAACAAgcaaaagtcacagggagcaaggtctgaactgtagggagagtgagagacagtttgaagcccatctctgtcaagtagttgctTATCAGGAGGAATGCAAGTGCCAAAGGCCAGAGCACCTGCATTGTCCTGGTGCGGGTGCTACAGACCTTTGCGGCGAAATCTTTTTCTGAAACCCCTgaaaacctccacaaagtactctttgaaGAATGTCTGGACAGAGGGTCAAAGAAAGGAACACCATGAGCTCTCTGGTGGACTTGTTTGCTTGGTTTCCTGTGCCAGCGATAAACAAATGCCTGACTCTTCCGAGTATTTTCGTTAGCAAACtgaagcatttcataagtttctgtaggtTTTTAGCTctatttaacacaaaattttatggTATAGCGAGCTATCAATTCGTCTTCACGTTCCAATATGAAACTACGAAGCGTTTTATTCTGATGTGAAACCAGGTAGCATTGTAAACAACTCGACATTcaaatatgtaaaattaaaatatcatgtaGTTGTATTATTGGAGCAGTTCTTAAAGGGAGCATGAATTCTATTGCATGAATTTTGTACTCTATTTGAGGGTACTTTTAACCCTCACCATTGCGCAGCTAATTTAAGTTAGTATCAAATATTGTGCGTCCTCCCCAGTCGGAGTGTGCTTCCCATCGAAATACTAGATGTTATGATGGCGAAGCTAAACCTTAAGCTAAAATGTTTATTAGACACAAGAGTTTTCTCAAAATAGTTAAATAGCATCACAAAAAATACTCTCCCTACCAACTTAGATGTACTTTAACAGAATCACTAGAAATGAAAGCGTAAATGAACCACATTGAAGATCTGTTGcaagcaccaccactaccaccaccataaaataaacaatttaacattaataattctttttaacttTTGGCATGAAAACCGGCGGTTTTGAGGGTAAGGTCCagttgatttcatcgacaccagtactcgactggtacttacttatttaatcgacctcgaaaggatgaaatacgaGCTCGAcgtcagcggcatttgaactccgaagtgtgctaacgattctgccaactcggaggttttagtttgaaattaataataatgctgcAACAGTAAGTGATATACTAgttgtcaatgtgtgtgtatatatatatatatatatatatacatatatatatatatatatatgcgtatataggtgtgtgtgtgcgtgtgtgtgaagtattCTAGATGTGAACCAGTTATAAAGAAATCCCTGTCGCATTGATTTCCGTAGCAAAAGTTGGTTTGAACAGAGATTTACTTAAAACTGAGTTTTTCATTTACATTAGATAGATGTTGTCTCGTTAGTGACAATCATTCTCTTATCAAATACCAAGAAAACACCTGCGTTTTGGGCAGTCAGCTTAGAAAACTACCGTTAATTATACTATAGCAGAACTTCTCACTGTATACTTACTACTGTATCGTACACATTTACTACTTACTATGTGATTGTGTAATTTGGGCATTAAATGTTGTCAAACAAAAAAGACCCTTCACTGGCTTACACCTCGCACTCTACTTTTAATCCAACTGATATTATTTCCTCATCTGCAttgtatatatgaagagacagGTGATATTAGTGGAGGGGGgatataaattaatgtaaattCTGGAAACAATTCCGTATCATATTCTCATAataaagcacacacaaatacatacaaacatatttacacacaaagacatacatacccaactatctatctatctatctatctatctatctatctatctatctatgtgtctgtctgtctgtctgtctgtctgtgtatctacatatatatcttgtatatacgtatgtatacatacatgcatatatgtatatgcaagcatgtatgtatatattatacatatatgtacaaatcatGCATTTCTGTCTCTCagtttctcactcactctctctctctttctatccatctctctccatggttatctatttatttatttttttgccaaataaacccacgcactatatatttgacCATTCCgaaatacaacaacatctgtttcaacacccGATTTCATATCATTAATCTTGCAACAAAAATTGATaaacttatatgaatatatatatatatatacaaaattaacacAAACTTTAATCTTCGTAATTTTTAGATAtactaagccactggttttaattgatgaATATCCAaattctacccttattatttaattttatgtagaggagcaatggcccagtggttagggcagaggactcgtgatcataggatcgtggtttcgattcccagaccgggcgttgtaagtgtttattgagcgaaaacacctaaagatgcacgaggctccggcaggggatggtggcgaaccctgctgttctctttcaccacaactttctcttacttcctgtttctgttgtgcctgtaattcaaagggtcagccttgtcacactgtgtcacgctgaatatcccccgagaactacgttaagggtacacgtgtctgtggagtgctcagccatttgcacgtNNNNNNNNNNATTTTTAGATAtactaagccactggttttaattgatgaATATCCAaattctacccttattatttaattttatgtagaggagcaatggcccagtggttagggcagaggactcgtgatcataggatcgtggtttcgattcccagaccgggcgttgtaagtgtttattgagcgaaaacacctaaagatgcacgaggctccggcaggggatggtggcgaaccctgctgttctctttcaccacaactttctcttacttcctgtttctgttgtgcctgtaattcaaagggtcagccttgtcacactgtgtcacgctgaatatcccccgagaactacgttaagggtacacgtgtctgtggagtgctcagccatttgcacgttaatttcacgagcaggctgttccattgatcggatcaactggaaccctcgacgtcgtaagcgatggagtgccaccaacaacatttaattttatatgtatatatacatacattcatacgtacatacatatacatatatatatatatatatatatatatatatatatatgtatatatatacttataaacacacgcacgcgagcacacacacaaactcacatttaGAAGCTAATGAGGTAATAAAGACAGTCGTTAAGTTTGTCAGTGGACATCGTTTCTTTAGCCATAACTGGTTTGACGTTTCATCACGTTTTCAATTAGGATTCTTCAGGAGCTTCAATTTGAGGTTGATATTCTATTTCTTAACTTTTTCAGAGATGCCATGTCACATGATGCCAATGTTGGAATTGGACAACAGAACTCAAATTCCCCAGAGTATGGCTATGGCCAGATATTTGGCCAGGGAATTCGGTAAGTCTACTCACGTCGTTTAACATATTATTCTCCCTTTCTCTTGTTGTCTGTCTCGATACCAATAATTTCAACTATGAATTATATCCATACATCTTTGACGGGAAGTATTATTTACTTTGTCTCCaactatttcaatatttctctttccAAGTTTCAGTCTGCCTGCTTCTATTCCTCTCAtttgctctatctatctatctatctatctatctatctatctatctatctatctatctatctatctatctatctatctatctatctatctatctatctaatctatctatctatctaatctatctatctatctatcagtctgtctgtctttctgcctacctgcctgtctgtctgtatatatatacaaatatacgtggagatgcaatggcccagtgtttagagCAGCGAattcgcagtcataggattgcagcTTCGATtaccaaaccgggcgttgtgagtgtttactgagcgaaaacacatacatctccacaaggctccggcagtgggtgatGACGAGCCCTGAAGTACttttcagcacaactttctctcactctttcttcctgtttctgttgtgcctgtatttcaaagggccagccttgtcacaccttTGTGTCACGCAGAATCTACCCGAGAAATACGCTAAGGGTAcccgtgtgtgtggagtgctcagccacttgcatgccaatttcacaagcaggctgtaccgtagtaatatacatacatacatgcatatataatgttctACGCATATGTTAACgtacaaactttatatatattctcttgtaTGTAAAGATCAATTTGTATTTCACTGAAGAATCCAGTTTGTTTCGAGATATATTTACTTGGTACCCTATTCTTGTGTAGGTTTCCATGGCAGAAACAACATGGAGATGGCCAGAATTGATTTCATCTCAGACTGCTTCTATGACATCTTGGACGACTACATGAGAATGTACCAAGACGGTAACTGCAGAATGATGGTAAGTGATAAGTTAATCATCGACTATTAATTACTCCTATatctttaatgaaattaaaactataaaaccaTGGGAAGTCGTGTCCCAATATTCACATGctattatttttagatttatgCGATGTCTCAAGAACCAATGTTCGAATAAAGAACTATCTAACTTTGGaatgtttttcacacacacacacacacacacacgcacacacacacacgcacgcacgcacacgcacatacacacatttatatatacagggctggccaaaagtcacctgatagTAAATCAAAACTATTTAATTCTAAGATATATTAacgtttaacaactgaatgaatttaataaaagcatctaaatatgaaacctCATGAAAATAGTTCAAACCGAAGTCCTTGAGTGACACATTTTTTAATTCTCATCAATACAAAAGTACAGATAATATTTATGGAATGTTGATTTACTGTCGGGCGACTTTTGGCCAACCCGGTATAAGTTGATAGAACATCTAATGAGAGAATGAACGTATTGCCATGTATGTGTCGTAAATGAACAAGCTTCAGTTTTCGATTATAATGAAAATAGATTCTGATTTGAATACACTGCAGCAAGTCTGAGACAGCGGCAAATTTATAGGTCGTGAGACCGCAACAAACTTTTAGGTCGGCAGATGCCATCAATTCTAGTACTTGTATGGAGCTCCAGAAAAGATGAAGTGTAAAGTTGAAATCGGGGTGGATTCGTACTCAGAATGttaaaagatagaagagataCCCCTAAGAATTTTTCACGACGTTCTAACGATCCTGCAAGTTTGCTACTCTTGAATTACGAGAACAATTAGAACTGGAAGAAGCGTATATTTTATTTTCGGAATATCAttcttgtatataaaaaaagttaaCTTTACATAGGAAATTAAACCAGCTTATGATGGATTTATATTACTGGGATTAATACGAATCTTACATTACAATGATCTACTGGTAACTTATTTCATTGTGATTCCATACAATCGATTTACAGAGCTGTAATGCAGTTTACAATAAGACTTGTTTCAACTATCACTCATACTACAGATCAGTCTTAAATTAAAACGTGAAAGAAATACATGACATGATTATGCCTAGTTTATATCATATTTAAGTTTCTATTATTCATAGTATGTACTCAAATGTGTCAGATTCTTCTATGTATTTCTGTTGCAATTTAATATATAACCACATTAGTAAGTGTTTCACAAGCATATTTTATGTCATAATCAGTATTTTGTTTCGGTAACCTCATTCTCCTCAAACGAGAAATAAAGTCAGGATAATTTGATGCCATTCGGATCAGGCTTTAGAAACTCACTTTGCCTTGCCCAATGTAAAAAGCATTTCTCTCAGGTCACCTTTATTTGTCCCTCGTCAAAATTTGTTGCATACTCTTGTCttagtttattaaatattattgtatatgaTATAGTTAATGGCACAGATATAATTCCAAATTATGTTATGACAGCGTATACtaagtataatataatttatgcCAAAACACACACTCTTCTGTACTCACATATAACATAAAGGATTCtcttaatttatatttcagttcCAGCGATCCAGAGATATGAGCAGCTCTGTAAGTACACAATCGATTACCAATGAGTTTGTATATAtccctgcgtgtatgtatgtatgtatgtatgggtagatagatggatgtacTAGAAAAGGCATGTATTTTTATACAGCATATTTAGTACTTATTTAGTACTATTTCCTACCGTTTTTTTTTAAGGCACTAAGATGTAATTTGGAGATTTAAAAATTCTTTCAGGCATATTGGGCGTAATTTGTTCCAACAAGTTCATTGATGTAGGTAGTCTCATCGAAAGAATTACAGAATCAAATTATCTCTGAGTATTTTTCGTTTACTATCTTCAGTATACTTAATCATTGAATTGCTAGATCCGATCGGATTTATTGATATACACACTTAACTTCCGTTAAAGTTCAGTCACATTTACACATGTTGCAAAAATTAAGACAACCTTTATTTTCTCtaaaaaagaagaattttaaagACATACCTCTTTAGATTTTTCTGAGAAAATGTGAATCCTCAGCAGAATctatgaaataaaagataagtgccagtgctttttttttttaaagttggctGAATCACCCAGGGTAAATTAGATCTAATGAAATCTTTCGAGattaatattgtctttttttttatcacaagaaagagataaaagtatTTGTAAATGCCATCATTCAAAATGGTAGAAAGTTATACTTGGTGTTATTGAATGGAGTTAATTATCTCCCCTACAAACATGTGATCTCGACGCAGATATAGTAACCAATACTTACCTAAGTGTTTTAACACaataataacttttaaaaaatgaaatactgCCAAATGGTGAGGAACTGGTAGAAACGGAAATTTGTTTAACAAAATTACCTTCCCTGTGTAGTTGCACTCATTCCGGTTATAGTTTAAGATAGCACTGGAAAAACCTGAATCAATTGTGTCCAATACAAATCGCGCACGAATATGTGTTCATGTTAAATGTTACAATTTTCTAGCGTTCCTTAACTTATCTATTTAAATATCACTCTGTGGGAACTCGGGAATATAAAGCATAATGGAAATATCCCCCGCAGACATAAGGATCTCACATGACTGACTTGAAGTTATGAAAGAAATCATAGAAAATATTATCGTTTATTATAGAATGATATTGCCTAGAATGTAATTATTTCACAGTAAATACGATAtcatttttttgatattttagtcTGAGAAGCGTATGCGATTCCAAGAGACTTGCCGCAGAATCCTGCCATTCATGGAGAGGACTTTGGAAATGTACAGCGGTGGTAGCCAATATTTCATGGGTGACCAGGTAAGTGTTGGCTCTTTTGTACCAAAGTTTAACTCATCTGATTTATAACTATACATCCAATGGAACATCCATCACTTCAAATGTTATATTCATATTCAGACAGAAACAAAACTATACACCTGAAGGTGTGTAATCTAGTTAGTTGAAGTCTTGGATATAAACTTTTAAAGGTTGACTCTATTGTGagcaatataaatgaaataacttcCAAAAtctgctctaataataataataataataataataataataatgatgatgatgatgatgatgatgatgatgatgatgataatgatgtcgtgcacatatggttgtgatgcatgtgcctggtgtacccttatcagatgggtagtcatgatgtgtataatgggcttcgtatattttaccccagtgtcactttgatggcatggactgctctctcaatcaatcaatcaatcaataataataataataatattaatagctaAATATTGTTGTATACATTGGTTTTATGAGCCAAAGTGTCATTGAATTTCTAATTCTAATTTCCAAACTATATTTCTTCCAGATGACCATGGCTGACATGATGTGCTACTGCGCTCTCGAGAACCCACTGATGGAAGAACCATCAATGCTCAGCAGCTACCCCAAACTGATGGCACTGAGAAACCGTGTTATGAACCACTCTAAGATGTCCAGCTACCTCCAGAGAAGAAGTCGTACTGAATTCTAAAGCAACAAGTTACAGGCCCATTGTCTTGAACTTACTCAAGAAATACAGCTATATATTGAGTTCACTAATCGAAGAACATTTACTTGACAAGTCACGAAGTGTCATGCCAGATGTTGCATCGATTATGTCAACATATTTACCGATAAATCTTTttgtgaatattattatcatgtgatatgaaaataaataagaatgaatgTTTAACATTTGCTCATTTGCGATATAtttcttcgtttgttttttttgagatttttgttaatgttgtttgttAATGCagtgtatgtgttgttgttgtggctttCGAAATctgctgtgtttgttgttgtttctgctttcGATATTtgctgtgtttgtttttgtcgtcgctgttatttaaattttgttcttcGCTGCTTCTTTAGTTGTTGCTATTCATGTATTGCtgttcgttgttgttattgtcgttgctgttgaTATTTTGCTATATTTGCTTCGAATGACTTAACAAGGGAGCATCTATGCAATTACTCGATGTGCTAAAGTTAGAAATCAAATCTTCCTCTAACTAAATCCTACCGTCTTTCAAAAGAACATCTAAACCATCTCTGTCGTCAGACTAgataacatatttttaattatttgttgcgCTGTTGTGTAAGCTGGATTGTTCCGCGTGGAAGAGAGTTtagtgttgtttctgttgttcttcagTCTCAAGTCTCTTCAAATGTGGTCGATCTGTGGTTAATAGCAAACCATATATGATCATCCTGTGATTTTGTATATCAAGAATATCATCGTTCAACATAACTCTTCTGCTTTATAATAATAGAATTTGATTTGACAGAGTGGTAGATATCGTAAACATCGTGGGGTTGATAAGATTTGCTGTTATGAAAATTGTGGCAGTATGTAAATCGACTTGGTTATTAATCAAACAGTGTTAATTGTGCTGATATTGGACAAACTTTTTCTAATAAATCAGCCAACAAGAGATGATTTCGTTAACTTGAAAACAAACTGCTAGTTATCCCGTCCATGATGTTAACACTGTATTATTTGATTCATGAAAAGGATGCATAGTAAATCAGCTGAAACACTAGTATATCGGATAGAACTCCATTTGGTATCCTTCCGGTGCTCGGTtctctggtttcaaatcccaccgtTCTCAGATTTGCGTTACTTGCCCATTACTAGGGATCCATACCACTCTCTGTATGGTACTCTCTGTGATGTACCTGTAATCCAAATATCCACCGTTTTCAGACTGTGTTAAGAGTTTTCG from Octopus bimaculoides isolate UCB-OBI-ISO-001 chromosome 5, ASM119413v2, whole genome shotgun sequence carries:
- the LOC106869775 gene encoding LOW QUALITY PROTEIN: S-crystallin 1 (The sequence of the model RefSeq protein was modified relative to this genomic sequence to represent the inferred CDS: deleted 3 bases in 3 codons), with product MPSYTLHYFNHRGRARSAVCCSQLLVSSTMTAERIFRMGQHEKQDAMSHDANVGIGQQNSNSPEYAMARYLAREFGFHGRNNMEMARIDFISDCFYDILDDYMRMYQDGNCRMMFQRSRDMSSSSEKRMRFQETCRRILPFMERTLEMYSGGSQYFMGDQMTMADMMCYCALENPLMEEPSMLSSYPKLMALRNRVMNHSKMSSYLQRRSRTEF